The Erigeron canadensis isolate Cc75 chromosome 4, C_canadensis_v1, whole genome shotgun sequence genome window below encodes:
- the LOC122596375 gene encoding serine/threonine-protein kinase WAG1-like: protein MEELSDHHPIFTRQDSDLDLSFTSCTTTTISSSSARSSLARSSLCLSFNESTRLSSVSLSNQNPSTQIPNLHSRPHRKSDPHWSSIKAATNLSSDGRLHLRHLKLIRLVGSGNLGRVFLCRLRDYEHANFAIKVVDKHALSSKKLSHVQTEGRILSSLDHPFLPTLYAHLEVSHYICFLIDFCPNGDLHSLLRKQPNYRLPVNSVRFFAAEVLVALEYLHSLGIVYRDLKPENILIREDGHIMLSDFDLCFNAEVTPKLENRTEQSSRTKKQQTSRCFGNRKYRTKREIVTEFVAEPTSAYSKSCVGTHEYLAPELVNGSGHGNGVDWWAFGVLIYELLYGKTPFRGATKESTLRNIGKNGVVFEETNLVEPGMEEAKDLILKLLVKDQRTRLGCARGATDIKQHPFFDGIKWPLIRTYSPPELRGMVVKRTSRPHGGNVSTMSKRRRWIWKGLSCLLMKSKGAKKNLNSNQNYYCYSKNVV, encoded by the coding sequence ATGGAAGAATTATCAGACCACCATCCAATATTCACTAGGCAAGACTCAGATCTTGACCTTAGCTTCACAAGCTGCACAACAACTACTATTTCGTCATCGAGCGCGCGATCCAGTCTCGCGCGCTCCAGCTTATGTTTAAGCTTCAACGAGTCCACTCGTCTTTCATCCGTTTCATTATCGAACCAAAACCCTTCAACCCAAATCCCAAATCTACATTCTCGACCCCACCGTAAATCTGACCCTCATTGGTCTTCCATCAAAGCCGCCACTAATCTTTCTTCCGACGGCAGACTCCATCTTCGTCACCTTAAACTTATTCGCCTTGTCGGGTCGGGTAACCTCGGCCGCGTGTTTCTTTGTCGTCTTAGAGACTATGAACACGCAAATTTTGCTATCAAAGTTGTTGATAAACACGCATTATCGTCTAAAAAATTGTCACATGTACAAACCGAAGGCAGAATTTTGTCATCTTTGGATCACCCTTTTCTTCCAACTTTATATGCACATTTAGAAGTTTCCCATTACATAtgttttttaatagatttttgTCCTAATGGAGATCTTCATTCCTTGCTTCGCAAGCAACCGAATTATCGACTTCCAGTCAACTCGGTTCGGTTTTTTGCAGCAGAGGTTTTAGTAGCTCTTGAATATCTACACTCGTTAGGTATCGTTTATCGCGATTTAAAGCCCGAAAATATTTTAATACGAGAAGATGGTCATATTATGTTGTCAGATTTCGATTTATGTTTCAATGCTGAAGTAACACCAAAACTTGAAAACAGAACAGAACAGAGTAGTCgaacaaaaaaacaacaaacGAGTCGATGTTTTGGTAACCGAAAATATAGGACTAAAAGGGAGATTGTAACAGAGTTTGTAGCTGAACCAACTTCAGCTTATTCAAAATCATGTGTTGGGACACATGAATATTTAGCACCCGAGTTGGTCAACGGTAGTGGTCATGGAAACGGGGTTGACTGGTGGGCATTTGGTGTTTTAATATACGAATTGTTATACGGAAAGACCCCGTTTCGTGGCGCGACTAAAGAGTCGACGTTACGAAATATAGGAAAAAATGGGGTGGTTTTTGAAGAGACTAATTTAGTTGAGCCCGGAATGGAGGAGGCTAAAGATTTAATACTAAAGTTGTTGGTCAAGGACCAGAGGACCAGACTGGGGTGTGCAAGAGGTGCAACTGATATTAAACAACACCCGTTTTTTGACGGGATCAAGTGGCCGTTGATTAGGACGTATAGCCCGCCGGAGCTCCGTGGGATGGTGGTTAAGAGGACTAGTAGACCACATGGTGGTAACGTAAGTACAATGTCTAAGAGACGGCGTTGGATTTGGAAGGGGCTTAGTTGTCTATTGATGAAAAGTAAGGGAGCAAAAAAGAACTTGAATTCAAAccaaaattattattgttatagtaAAAATGTGGTTTAA